A section of the Campylobacter lanienae NCTC 13004 genome encodes:
- the abc-f gene encoding ribosomal protection-like ABC-F family protein, whose protein sequence is MALIDLIEVSKKFGDKIILKEANFSVNEKERIAIIGKNGGGKSTLMKILRGECEIDSGRVIRQNSISIEMLVQAPKFDDNLSVKDALNLELKDIFDARDEYEKVLAQMSNEHENPELLHRQDELVKFIESKDGWNIENKIERILDSFGLREYENRLVNSLSGGEIRRVALGALILKKPDVLLLDEPTNHLDVYMVRFLEELLLASNQTIVFISHDRYFIDRLATRSVEIEDGLLRSFEGGYANYLTKKEEILKSLAKSHETLIKNLKSEEEWLRRGVKARLKRNEGRKQRILAMREEAKKNPGLIRKVKLELERASKSFNGSGLNQNRKKMLFECKNLSKTIDNKVLFSDFNARVLQGERIGIVGRNGSGKSTMLKILLGELSPDSGVINRGDIKIGYFDQNRKNISDDKSLIELFCPNGGDHIMVRGRNYHVYGYLKNFLFPKEFLDKPVGVLSGGEKNRLALALLFTKEYDCLILDEPTNDLDIATINILEEYLLSFEGAILIVSHDRYFIDKITNKLWAYENGKIEQIYMEYSEYLDIEDELNQLSDIEKELGQNIEAKEKPKASKTKLTYKQNQILQNHPALIEALESRISELNHALSTPEIYQKIGLQTLFEELEEKKGELNLLENEYFEVLELSQN, encoded by the coding sequence ATGGCGCTCATTGATCTCATAGAAGTTAGTAAAAAATTTGGCGATAAAATAATCTTAAAAGAGGCGAATTTCAGTGTAAATGAAAAAGAGAGAATCGCCATAATAGGTAAAAATGGTGGCGGCAAAAGTACTTTGATGAAGATTTTGCGTGGCGAGTGTGAGATCGATAGTGGTAGGGTGATTAGACAAAATTCCATAAGTATAGAGATGCTAGTTCAAGCACCTAAATTTGATGATAATCTAAGTGTAAAAGATGCTTTGAATTTGGAATTAAAAGATATATTTGATGCTAGAGATGAGTATGAGAAAGTCCTAGCTCAAATGAGCAATGAGCATGAAAATCCTGAATTACTCCATCGCCAAGATGAGCTTGTTAAATTTATTGAGTCCAAAGATGGTTGGAATATAGAGAATAAGATTGAGAGAATTTTAGATAGTTTTGGGCTTAGAGAGTATGAGAATAGGCTTGTTAATAGCTTAAGTGGCGGGGAAATTCGCAGGGTTGCCTTGGGTGCTTTGATCCTTAAAAAGCCAGATGTTTTATTGCTTGATGAGCCTACAAACCATCTTGATGTTTATATGGTTAGATTTCTTGAAGAGTTGCTTTTAGCTTCTAATCAAACTATTGTATTTATTAGCCACGATAGGTATTTTATCGATAGATTAGCCACTCGTTCAGTTGAGATAGAAGATGGGTTATTAAGAAGTTTTGAGGGTGGATATGCTAATTATCTAACTAAAAAAGAGGAAATTTTAAAAAGTTTAGCCAAATCACATGAGACGCTAATAAAAAATTTAAAAAGCGAAGAGGAGTGGCTAAGGCGTGGTGTAAAAGCTAGATTAAAGCGAAATGAAGGGCGAAAACAAAGAATCCTAGCTATGCGCGAAGAGGCGAAAAAAAACCCAGGCTTAATACGCAAAGTCAAGCTAGAATTAGAAAGAGCTAGTAAGAGCTTTAATGGTAGCGGACTAAACCAAAATCGCAAAAAGATGCTATTTGAGTGTAAAAATTTATCTAAAACTATAGATAATAAGGTACTTTTTAGCGATTTTAATGCTAGAGTTTTACAAGGTGAGCGTATAGGGATTGTAGGCAGAAATGGCAGCGGTAAATCCACAATGCTAAAGATATTGCTAGGAGAGCTAAGCCCAGATAGTGGTGTAATCAATCGTGGCGATATCAAAATTGGCTATTTCGATCAAAATAGAAAAAATATTAGTGATGATAAATCCTTGATTGAGCTATTTTGCCCTAATGGCGGCGATCATATAATGGTAAGGGGTCGCAACTATCATGTCTATGGATATTTAAAGAATTTTTTATTTCCAAAAGAGTTTTTAGACAAGCCAGTTGGGGTATTAAGCGGTGGAGAGAAGAATCGTTTGGCTTTAGCTTTGTTATTTACTAAAGAGTATGATTGCTTGATTTTAGATGAGCCTACAAATGACCTTGATATCGCTACTATCAATATTTTAGAGGAGTATCTGCTTAGCTTTGAGGGTGCGATATTGATAGTGAGCCATGATAGGTATTTTATAGATAAGATCACAAATAAGCTTTGGGCGTATGAAAATGGCAAAATTGAGCAAATTTATATGGAATATAGTGAGTATTTGGATATAGAAGATGAATTAAATCAGCTTAGTGATATAGAAAAAGAGCTAGGTCAAAATATAGAAGCAAAAGAGAAACCAAAAGCATCAAAAACCAAACTAACTTATAAACAAAATCAAATTTTACAAAATCACCCAGCTTTAATAGAAGCTCTAGAGAGCAGAATTAGCGAGCTTAATCACGCTCTTTCGACTCCAGAAATTTACCAAAAAATCGGTCTTCAAACTCTATTTGAAGAGCTTGAAGAGAAAAAGGGTGAGTTGAATTTACTAGAAAATGAGTATTTTGAGGTGCTTGAGCTTTCTCAAAATTAG
- a CDS encoding sodium-dependent transporter, translated as MVENRQTWSSRLTYILAVAGATIGFGATWRFPYLVGENGGGAYVLIFCIAMIMIGIPMILAENAIGRRLRINSVDAFGGYANGKKINPLWKIVGWMGICGAFGIMAYYMVIGGWVLDYIYNIIVGKFDISEPIDAAITAKFYDKNIINSPLAIGITTAVFVIINYIILIKGAVEGIEKAAKYLMPLLFILMLAMVVRNITLDGAMDGIKFYLTPDFSKISMKLFIDVLGQVFFALSLGFGVMITLSSFLRKDEDLIKTSIITGVINTIIAVVAGFMIFPSLFTFGISPDSGPSLVFKSLPIVFSNMFAGQIIAILFFSLLMIAALTTSLPIYEVIITLLEEKFKIKRNNAIAIVLIVIFVIGNLPSLMATNILSDITIFGKNIFDAYDAISATIFFVLTSLFCALFVGWVLKDEAKSEIMHGTKSSKKVVDIWFYYIKFIIPFIILVIFISSFYNNFLK; from the coding sequence ATGGTAGAAAATAGACAAACTTGGAGTTCTAGGCTTACTTATATCTTAGCTGTTGCGGGTGCTACTATCGGCTTTGGCGCTACATGGCGTTTTCCATATTTGGTAGGCGAAAATGGCGGCGGGGCTTATGTTTTGATCTTTTGTATAGCTATGATTATGATCGGGATTCCTATGATTTTGGCTGAAAATGCCATTGGAAGACGGCTGCGTATTAACTCTGTAGATGCCTTTGGTGGCTACGCAAATGGCAAAAAGATAAATCCACTATGGAAAATTGTAGGTTGGATGGGGATTTGCGGTGCCTTTGGGATTATGGCCTATTATATGGTTATTGGCGGTTGGGTGTTAGATTATATCTATAATATTATTGTTGGTAAATTCGATATTTCAGAGCCTATTGATGCTGCTATTACGGCTAAATTTTATGATAAAAATATTATAAACTCACCACTTGCTATTGGTATTACAACAGCAGTTTTTGTTATAATAAACTATATTATATTAATCAAAGGCGCAGTAGAAGGGATAGAAAAAGCCGCTAAATACCTAATGCCTTTACTATTTATATTGATGCTTGCGATGGTGGTTAGAAATATCACACTTGATGGGGCGATGGATGGGATTAAATTCTATCTTACGCCAGATTTTAGCAAGATAAGTATGAAGCTATTTATCGATGTTTTGGGGCAGGTCTTTTTCGCTCTATCTTTGGGATTTGGGGTGATGATTACACTTTCTAGTTTTTTAAGAAAAGATGAAGATCTGATAAAAACATCTATTATCACAGGTGTTATCAATACGATAATTGCCGTGGTAGCTGGATTTATGATCTTTCCATCGCTATTTACATTTGGAATTTCACCTGATAGTGGGCCTAGCTTGGTTTTTAAAAGTTTGCCAATTGTATTTTCTAATATGTTTGCTGGGCAGATTATCGCTATTTTGTTTTTTAGCTTGCTTATGATAGCGGCACTTACAACATCTTTGCCGATATATGAGGTGATAATAACACTCTTAGAAGAGAAATTTAAAATCAAGAGAAATAATGCTATAGCAATTGTGCTTATTGTGATATTTGTAATTGGCAATTTACCATCTTTGATGGCGACAAATATTTTATCAGATATTACAATTTTTGGCAAAAATATATTTGATGCTTATGATGCCATTAGTGCTACTATATTTTTTGTTTTAACATCGCTATTTTGTGCGTTATTTGTCGGTTGGGTGCTAAAAGATGAGGCTAAATCAGAGATAATGCATGGCACCAAAAGTTCGAAAAAGGTGGTAGATATATGGTTTTATTATATTAAATTTATAATTCCTTTTATAATTTTAGTTATATTTATCAGTAGTTTTTATAATAATTTTTTGAAGTGA
- a CDS encoding M48 family metallopeptidase: protein MLWILIGLYGLLTIYRVVLSILQIKFIINAKEPVVLSASEFESAAKIAITKQKFEIAQNIYSFFIVALWSIWGVSAMQNSLGGVESALIKDSLLVTLFLAIMVVLNLPFDIYNTFVIDKKFGFSNSTAKLFIMDLIKSLIMILIFGFGVSWVLLLCYELLGASWWIWAFGISFGLILIVNLIYPTLIAPIFNKITPLENSELNLAINELLSSCGFKSSGVYSMDASKRDNRLNAYFGGLGATKRVVLFDTLINKLDKDEIIAVLGHELGHFKHKDIIKNIILMSVVLFILFAIFGNIPDSFYTALGVEPSGGGLFLFFLLYSPLFMVIVEPVISTFSRLHEFGADEFGASKTSKDSMILALKKLAKENKSFPLSHPFYSLVYHSHPTLYERLKRLESL, encoded by the coding sequence ATGCTTTGGATTTTGATTGGTTTATATGGTTTGTTGACTATCTATAGGGTTGTTTTGAGTATTTTACAAATTAAATTTATAATTAATGCTAAAGAGCCTGTGGTATTGTCAGCTAGTGAGTTTGAGAGTGCTGCGAAAATAGCTATAACAAAGCAAAAATTTGAGATAGCTCAAAATATTTATTCATTTTTTATAGTGGCTTTATGGAGTATTTGGGGAGTTAGTGCTATGCAAAATTCCCTTGGTGGAGTGGAGTCAGCTTTAATCAAAGATAGCTTATTAGTAACTCTATTTTTGGCTATTATGGTGGTTTTGAATTTGCCATTTGATATATATAATACCTTTGTAATAGATAAAAAATTTGGCTTTTCAAATAGCACGGCTAAGCTTTTTATCATGGATCTTATCAAGAGTTTAATTATGATTTTGATATTTGGATTTGGGGTTTCGTGGGTGCTTTTGTTGTGCTATGAGCTTTTAGGGGCTAGTTGGTGGATATGGGCTTTTGGGATTAGTTTTGGACTGATTTTGATAGTGAATTTGATATACCCAACTTTGATAGCACCGATATTTAATAAGATAACCCCATTAGAAAATAGCGAGTTAAATTTGGCTATTAATGAGCTTTTAAGCTCTTGTGGATTTAAGAGCAGTGGCGTCTATAGTATGGATGCTAGCAAGAGAGATAATCGCTTAAATGCTTATTTTGGTGGTTTGGGTGCGACAAAGAGAGTTGTGCTATTTGATACTTTGATAAATAAGCTTGATAAAGATGAGATTATCGCTGTTTTAGGGCATGAGTTGGGGCATTTTAAACATAAAGATATAATCAAAAATATTATTTTAATGAGTGTTGTGCTATTTATATTATTTGCGATTTTTGGTAATATCCCAGATAGTTTTTATACTGCTTTAGGGGTTGAGCCAAGCGGCGGGGGATTATTTCTGTTTTTCTTATTATATTCGCCTTTATTTATGGTGATAGTTGAGCCTGTGATATCTACATTTTCTAGGCTGCATGAGTTTGGTGCTGATGAATTTGGAGCTAGTAAGACTAGTAAAGATAGTATGATTTTAGCACTGAAAAAACTTGCTAAAGAGAATAAATCTTTCCCACTTTCTCATCCATTTTATAGCTTGGTTTATCACTCGCATCCGACTTTATATGAGAGGTTAAAGCGTCTTGAGAGTCTGTGA
- the prmC gene encoding peptide chain release factor N(5)-glutamine methyltransferase, whose amino-acid sequence MRVCDGLGLAKEFGSYFAYCLMSFHLGKNREWIFLHSNDELERQSEFITLLDRYRDGEPLEYITRRCEFMEREFEVGSGVLIPRVESEILVQKALDIAKKFNSISIAEIGVGSGIISISLALELKNAKIVASDISPKALEFARINRDKFGANVELVNTNYLDGIDGEFDIIISNPPYIAKDYPLDKWVLNEPKTALIGGKVGDEILKDIAKIAKSKAKYLICEMGYDQRESMKNYLDMLGFESEFYRDLAGLDRGFVAYNKGK is encoded by the coding sequence TTGAGAGTCTGTGATGGGCTGGGCTTGGCTAAGGAATTTGGTAGCTATTTTGCCTATTGTTTGATGAGTTTTCATCTAGGTAAAAATAGAGAGTGGATATTTCTACACTCTAACGATGAGTTGGAGCGTCAAAGCGAGTTTATAACTTTGCTTGATAGATATAGAGATGGTGAGCCTTTGGAGTATATCACTAGGCGATGCGAGTTTATGGAGCGAGAGTTTGAGGTGGGAAGCGGTGTTTTAATTCCACGAGTTGAGAGTGAAATTTTAGTTCAAAAAGCATTGGATATAGCTAAGAAATTTAACTCTATAAGCATTGCCGAAATCGGCGTTGGTAGCGGAATCATCTCTATATCTTTGGCTTTGGAGTTAAAAAACGCCAAGATAGTTGCTAGCGATATCAGCCCTAAGGCTTTGGAGTTTGCTAGGATTAATAGAGATAAATTTGGGGCTAATGTGGAGCTTGTAAATACAAATTATCTTGATGGGATTGATGGTGAGTTTGATATAATCATCTCTAATCCACCATATATAGCCAAAGATTATCCACTTGATAAATGGGTATTAAATGAGCCTAAAACAGCGCTTATAGGTGGCAAAGTTGGCGATGAAATTTTAAAAGATATCGCCAAAATAGCTAAATCAAAAGCCAAATATCTTATTTGCGAGATGGGCTATGACCAAAGAGAATCTATGAAAAATTATCTTGATATGTTAGGTTTTGAGAGTGAATTTTATAGAGATTTGGCTGGTTTGGATCGTGGATTTGTAGCTTATAATAAAGGAAAATAA
- a CDS encoding DUF4149 domain-containing protein codes for MVKFRSFYLFLLGICIGAELAIGIFMAPVIFYPSQYIGEGVLSHYQSGQLMTQVFLKYNILLIFISSLILLFEIVNLKTSESFNYKISAFFLSLIIVLLAMSFVFYFTPYILQAQKIGAEATATAEFISMHKASEFVMKAMLLAQVALFFIRARKES; via the coding sequence ATGGTTAAATTTAGAAGTTTTTATCTGTTTTTACTTGGTATTTGTATCGGTGCGGAGCTTGCTATTGGGATATTTATGGCGCCTGTGATATTCTATCCATCGCAATATATCGGTGAGGGCGTTTTAAGCCACTATCAAAGCGGTCAATTAATGACTCAAGTATTTTTAAAATACAATATTTTGCTTATTTTTATCTCATCACTAATTTTGCTTTTTGAGATTGTGAATTTAAAAACTAGTGAGAGCTTTAATTACAAAATTAGTGCGTTTTTTCTCTCACTTATTATAGTGCTTTTGGCTATGTCGTTTGTATTTTATTTCACGCCATATATTCTTCAAGCTCAAAAAATCGGCGCCGAAGCAACTGCTACGGCTGAATTTATCAGTATGCATAAGGCGAGTGAATTTGTGATGAAAGCTATGCTTTTGGCTCAAGTGGCACTATTTTTCATTAGAGCACGCAAGGAGAGCTAA
- a CDS encoding YbgC/FadM family acyl-CoA thioesterase, with translation MGFRVRIYYEDTDSGGIVYHSNYIKFCERARSEIVFNSGIEFTQSRHFVVTKLEASYIKPAVLGDILEVKTKLIKVGGASLTLAQDIYKVADIKGCSQMELLFRAKVIVGFICDGRLSRLDPKFAEIFTKLNQD, from the coding sequence ATGGGATTTAGGGTTAGAATTTATTATGAAGATACTGATAGCGGTGGGATTGTATATCATAGCAATTATATTAAATTTTGCGAACGAGCTAGGAGCGAAATAGTCTTTAACTCAGGGATCGAATTTACCCAAAGTCGCCACTTCGTAGTAACTAAGTTAGAAGCGAGTTATATCAAACCAGCAGTTTTAGGCGATATACTAGAGGTCAAAACCAAGCTTATCAAAGTAGGCGGTGCGAGCCTAACCTTAGCCCAAGATATCTATAAAGTAGCTGATATCAAAGGGTGCTCACAGATGGAGTTGCTATTTCGTGCTAAGGTTATCGTGGGATTTATATGTGATGGGAGATTATCAAGGCTAGATCCTAAATTTGCTGAAATTTTCACTAAATTAAATCAAGATTGA
- a CDS encoding uracil-DNA glycosylase family protein codes for MSYTIYELEMLRAMGFKFISNNKSIKKDHAEFNSLKMLNLQIKSCNLCQLCKSRNKAVIGSGDSYKVVFVFESPDIKSDKSGICSPSASLIRYLQMADIGISGLYFTYILKCINKNSEPKYIDICSQFFELEIDIISPKFIVSFGENCFKYIAKNSSFDSHRGGVYRFKNSLYMPTFDSSWVDKNPSKTTEFISDLKKIKGYI; via the coding sequence ATGAGCTACACTATTTATGAGCTTGAGATGCTTCGTGCAATGGGGTTTAAATTCATTAGCAATAACAAATCAATTAAAAAAGATCACGCTGAGTTTAACTCGCTTAAAATGCTAAATTTACAGATAAAAAGCTGTAATTTATGCCAACTATGTAAAAGCAGAAACAAAGCCGTAATCGGTAGTGGCGATAGCTATAAGGTAGTTTTTGTCTTTGAAAGCCCAGATATAAAAAGCGATAAAAGCGGGATTTGCTCTCCTAGTGCTTCGCTAATTAGATATCTACAAATGGCTGATATCGGCATCAGTGGCTTGTATTTTACATATATTTTAAAGTGTATCAATAAAAATTCTGAGCCAAAATATATAGATATTTGCTCGCAGTTTTTTGAGTTAGAGATTGATATTATATCGCCTAAATTTATAGTAAGCTTTGGGGAAAATTGCTTTAAATATATAGCCAAAAATAGCTCATTTGATAGTCATAGAGGTGGTGTATATAGGTTTAAAAATTCACTATATATGCCTACTTTTGATAGTAGTTGGGTGGATAAAAATCCTAGCAAAACTACTGAATTTATATCAGATTTAAAGAAAATTAAAGGATATATATGA
- a CDS encoding GNAT family N-acetyltransferase, translated as MYQIRAAKKDDLNEIIALVKELAEYEKMSDKIKFNYDEFASSIFEKNYAKILVCQRGENIIGYAIYFYTFSSFLGRGGIYLEDLYVKAKYRNQGIGKRFLAKLAQICLDENLGRLEWECLTWNEPSLAFYHKIGAKNRDEFFHLRVDGKELENLANFIKD; from the coding sequence ATGTATCAAATAAGAGCCGCTAAAAAAGATGATCTAAATGAGATAATCGCCCTTGTAAAAGAGCTAGCCGAGTATGAAAAAATGAGTGATAAAATCAAATTTAACTATGATGAGTTTGCCTCATCAATATTTGAGAAAAATTATGCCAAAATTTTGGTTTGTCAACGGGGCGAAAATATCATAGGTTATGCTATATATTTCTATACTTTTTCTAGTTTTTTAGGTCGTGGCGGGATCTATCTTGAAGATCTTTATGTAAAGGCCAAATATCGCAATCAAGGAATCGGTAAGAGATTTTTGGCTAAGTTAGCTCAAATTTGCTTAGATGAGAATTTAGGTCGCCTTGAGTGGGAGTGCTTAACTTGGAATGAGCCAAGCCTAGCATTTTATCATAAAATTGGCGCTAAAAATAGAGATGAGTTTTTTCATTTAAGAGTTGATGGTAAAGAGCTTGAGAATTTAGCAAATTTTATTAAAGATTAA